The DNA window AAAAAATTCTTTAGCATTATCCTTTTTTCTTGGCGAATAAATCCCACGTACTGAAGCCGCAGCATCTTCACTAGGAACATCCCCGTTAGGATCCACAAATATCATTCCGTCACCATTTACATCATAGAACGGAACACCCATTGCAAGGTTTTGTCCCGCATATGCCGGATCAGAATAAGACGGACCCCACGATCCATTCTCAGCATGAATTCGATCACCAAACCAACCTTGACCATAAGCCTTTTGTCTGCTTGGTGTAAATAATACATTCTCAAATTCAACGTTACTATTAAAACTAATTCTCGGCTTTCTTGACCCACTTCCTTTTTTTGTAGTTATAACAATTGCTCCATTTACACCTTGTGAACCATATAGTGCGGCACCTTGCAAACCTAACAATGTAGTAACAGATTCAAGCATATCAGATGGGAGAGCCTGAAATATTTGAATTGATGATATCACCCCGTCAATTACGATTAAGGGAGATGTACTACCAGTCAGTGTTCTCGAACCTCTAATTTTAATATCATAAGTCCCATCAACACCACTGCTGGTTTTATTAATGGTAAGCCCAGGCACCTTACTGGTTAAACCCGCGATAGCATTTGGAGCACCTGCCTGAGTAAGCTTCTCCTTACCAATAACAGCTGCCGTTGAAGTTTGGGCATCTAATTTCATTTTACGCCCCATAGCTCCAGTCATAATAACTTCGGCAATGTCTGTGGTTTTGAGAGTATCCCTTCTTTTCTTTTCCTGTCCACTTGCTAACGCAAATGTCGAAGAAAGCACTACCATCAAAACACTTGTTGTAAATTTCTTCATATTCAAATTGATTATTATTTTATCAATTACAAATATGTAAAACTTTCTTAAAAAAACCAAATAAATTGTTAAAAAGATTTAATTTAATATTTTTTCCATCATAAATAACACTCAAGAATAACAATAAAACAATAAAAAACATTTATTATTAAATCTTGAAAAAAGCTTTATTTTAACGACTTCCCAATAATTATAAATTATAAATAATATATTTTCACTATTTAATGAAATAAATAACTAAATACTTATTTTATTAAAAATATATTTTTATTTATTTTTACACCTATTTACAAGATTATATACAATTTCATGGATTTATTAAAAAGCTGGTCAGAATCTTATATTGAAGCAGGATGCGATGAAGTTGGCAGAGGATGCCTAAGTGGCCCTGTTGTAGCCGCAGCTGTTGTCCTTGATCATAGCTTCAGCCAAAGTCTAGTAAACGACTCTAAAAAGCTTAATTTTAAAACACGAATGGATCTTGATAATTATATCAAAGACAATGTTCAGGATTATGCGATTGCAGAATTACCCCCGGATTTTATTGATCTACACAACATTCTTAACGCCAGTATCCATGCCATGCATAAGGCGTTAGATAAATTAACAATAAGGCCCGAGCTCATATTAGTAGATGGAAACAAATTTCATCCTTACAATTATATACCTCATCAATGCATTATAAAAGGGGATTCAAAAATGCTTTCGATAGCAGCGGCTTCTATATTAGCTAAAAACTACAGAGACCGTTTAATGATCAACCTTCATGATGAGTTTCCGGAATACGGCTGGGATACAAATTTCGGCTATGCAACCAAGAAACACCAGAATGCACTTATAAAATTTGGACCAACCCGATATCATAGACAATCTTTCAGGCTTAAATACGATTAACAAAAAATATAAACAAAAAAAGAGGGGCAAATAAATTTGCTCCTCTTTTTTATAATCTATTAACAAGATTATTTTTTCTTCTTTTGTTGCTCTGTAACTTTTTGTTGTTCCTGAGCCTTCTCCATCATTTCTCTCATTCTCTTCTGGAATTTGCCCTCAGTTTTAGGCTTCTCTTTATTAGCCTGAATCTGAGCATGAATCTTCTTCTCATCCAAAATTACATATTTGATAACAAGGATAATTAAGATGTTGATCGCATTTGATACAAAGTAATACCAAGAAAGACCTGATGCTGAAGTATTCAGGAAGAATAAGAAAGTAATCGGGAAGATATACATCAATACCTTCATATTCGGCATACCTTCCTGCTGTGGCTGCTGGATATTCCCTGATGTCATAATCGTATAGATTAAGATTACTACTGTACACGCCAATGCAAAAACACTTAGATGATCTCCCAAGAAAGGAATCTTAAATGGTAATTTAATTAAATCATCATATGCCGTTAAATCTTTTGCGAACCAGAATCCTTTTCCTCTTAAGTCAATAAAGTTTGGGAAGAAACGGAATAATGCATAGAAAATAGGAATCTGAACCAACGCCGGTAAACAACCCGCCATTTGATTAACTCCTGCCTTTCGATAAATCTCCATGGTCGCCTGCTGCTTTTTCATAGGATCTGCATCCTTCAACTTAGCTGTAGCTTCATCAATCTCCGGACGAATCACTCTCATCATCGCACTCAGCTTATGCTGCTTGTACATAATCGGAGACAGGATCAATTTCACGATAATCGTCATGATGAAAATTACCCATCCTGCAGTTAATCCCCATGATGCAATAATATTATACATCGGCATGAAGAAATAACGGTTCATTCCTCCGATCAACGACCAACCTAATGGCAATATTTCATCAAAGTTTTTATCATAAGATTTCAACAACGGCAGATCCAATGGCATAAAGTACCAGGTAAAATCCTGATTTAATTCGCTCCCTGTCATCTGAACAAACCCTTCATAGTTGAATTTCTTCAAATACTCCCCTTCTTCTATAGATTCCTGATTTCCTTTACTTTGTGTAAATCCATTCTTAGCTTCGATTACTGAAGAGAAAAACTGCTGTTTTACACCAATCCAATTAAGGGTTTCTTTTTCCTCCTCCATTGTAGTTCTTCCATCATAATCATAACTCTTATAGTTATTAAATGCATATGAGAATTCTGAATGAGACTGCTCTTGAGCTCTACCTTTTTCAAAATTCCTTACATTATAATTCCATAAGAAATCAGCTTTTGTATCTGAAGTTATTTTAGCTAACCCTTGAGTTCTTACTTTAAAATCTAAAGTATACTTTGGAAGTAGTGTATAAATAAACTGAATAACAGCTCCGTTATAATTAGCTGACAACGTTACCGCGTTTCCATTCACTGTTGGAGAGAAAACTAGGTCTTTAGTATTAATAACTTTTCCAGTCTTATCTTTAAACTGAAAACCGTAGTTTGAGTTGTTTTTATTGATTAGATAAAGAGGCAGATCAGCTTTATCACTCTTATGATCATAAGCCTTATATTTTAAAAGTTCTACTTTAGAAACCTGTCCTCCCAAGCTGGAAAATTCCAATTTCAATTCATTATTTCCTAGGGTAGAAACCTGAATAGCATTAGGAGTTACATTTGGATTGATATTACTTGCCTGAGTTTGTTTTACGGCAGTTTTTACTTGTTCAGTTTTTTGTTGTTGAGCTTTCAACTGTTCCTCTTTCTGCTGTTTATTTTGGAAATAAAACATGAATCCGAAGAGAACCAAACATAAAACCGCAAAACTAATCATTTGACTTTTATCGAGTCCGTTGTTCTGTTGCATTTTGATTTTATTAAAATTATTTTTTCATAACCCATCGCAAAACTCAATATTAAATTTCACCCTGGATTTCGAGCTGACAAAAATACTGATTTTTTATCAAAACTCTATCTTTTACTCTATTACAATATAATAAACTCAGACTGATAATAATCAACCTGAGTTTACACATGACGTTTATACGATATAAATCCCTTTATTTCTTTTCACAAGCTTTAATAAAAGCTCTGAATAAAGGATGCGGTGTTGCTACCGTACTCTTATATTCAGGATGATACTGTACTCCTACATAGAAAGGATGATCTGTAAGCTCAAGAGCTTCAACCAATCCTGTTTCAGGATTTGTTCCTGTTGCCAAGAAACCATTTTTCTCAAATTCCTGTAAATAATCACTGTTAAACTCATAACGGTGACGGTGTCTTTCGGAAATATTCTTACTTCCGTAGATCTCCGATAATTTAGAATGGTTTTTTATAGAACACTTCCAAGAACCAAGACGCATCGTGCCGCCTTTATCTACTACATTTTTTTGCTCTTCCATTAATGAAATTACAGGATGCTCCGTAGCAGTATCAAACTCCATAGAGTTTGCTTTTGAATACCCAAGAATATTTCTTGCAAATTCAACAGTCATAATCTGCATTCCCAAACAAATTCCTAACATTGGAATTTTATTTTCTCTTGCGTACTGTGCTGTAAGAACCTTTCCTTCAATACCTCTGTCTCCAAAACCTGGAGCAACAAGGATTCCGTTAACTCCTTTTAATGTTTCTTTAATATTCTCTGGAGTAATATCTCCACTGTAAACCCATCTTACTTTAACTTCAGTTTCCTGATCTGCTCCAGCGTGTTTGAAAGCTTCAGCAATAGAGATATAAGAATCCTGTAGAGAAATATATTTTCCAACTAAAGCAATCTCAACTGTTCTTTTCGGATTCTGGAATTTCTTAAGGAAGTTCTTCCAGTCTTTAAGATCAGCTTCTTTATCACTCTTAAGATCCAGTCCTTTTAAAACTACATCATCAAAATTTTGTTTCTGAAGGTACATTGGAACCTCATAGATCGTTTCCAGATCCTTACATTCAATAACGTTATCTAATGGAACGTTACAGAACTGAGCTAATTTGGCCCTCTGATCTTTTGGAATTTTATGTTCTGTTCTACAAACCAAAACATCAGCCATAATTCCACTTTCCATCAATTGACGAACGGAATGCTGAGAAGGCTTCGTTTTTAATTCTCCACTTGAAGCCAGATATGGCAACAAAGTAAGGTGAATCACCATAGAGTTTTTCTCACCTAACTCCCATTTTAACTGACGTACAGTTTCAATGTAAGGCAAAGATTCAATATCTCCGACAGTACCTCCGATTTCAGTAATAATGATATCATAGTTCTGCTTGGAAAGCATTTTAATTCTACGTTTAATTTCGTTTGTAATATGAGGTATTACCTGAACTGTTTTCCCAAGGAAATCTCCTTTTCTTTCTTTTTCAATTACAGTTTGGTAAATTTTCCCTGTCGTAACATTGTTATTTTGGGAAGTGGGAGCATCCAAGTATCGCTCGTAGTGACCTAAATCCAGATCCGTCTCCGCACCATCTTCGGTTACATAGCATTCTCCGTGTTCATAAGGATTCAAAGTTCCTGGGTCAATATTAATATAAGGATCTAGTTTTTGGATCGTTACATTAAAACCGCGAGATTTCAGCAATAGTCCCAGAGAAGCAGAAACGATTCCTTTTCCCAAAGATGAAGTTACACCTCCTGTCACAAAGATGTATTTAGTATTCTTTTTACTCATTAGATTAGGTTTGTGCAAAGTTATGGGAAAAAGAAATACGAGGCAATTTATTTACCAACAAATAAAAAAAAGGTTCCTCAAAATTACTTGAGAAACCTTTCACCAAACCAAATTATATTTAAAAAAATTATTCTTTAATTAATTCGAAATATAAGTTAACATCAACATCTTTAGCAACTCCGGCACCCGTTGGATCGTATTTAATATTATAATCTAAACGGTTAACTGTAAATTTCGTTTGAAAACCTAAAATTTCTTTTCCCTGTTGGTTTTTTGTTATTCCACCATAGGTTACCGGAACAGAGATCTCTTTAGTTACATCTTTGATTGTCAATTTTCCTTTAAGTGTATAGGTGTTATTTTTACCCTTCGTAATAGAACCGCTTTCAAATTTCATTGCCTGAAATTTTTCAGCATCAAAGAAATCGGCACTTTTTAAGTGCTTATCTCTCATCTCAACGCCCGTATTCACAGAGCCAGTGATAACACTAAACTTGAACGTTGCATTATCCAAATCTTTTCCGGGAGCAGCTATTACCCCTTCGAACTTATCAAATCTTCCCTGTACAAAGCTAATCCCCATATGCTTGATATTGAAGTTAACTGAAGAATGCATAGGATCTACGTTCCACGTAGACTGAGCAAAACCGGTGATGCTTAAAAAAGCAAAAATAAAAGCTAATAGTATCTTTTTCATAATAATATATTTTATATTTATTTATAATCCAAAGGTAACGTGATAAACTCAATTGTGTCTTGATCTATGATAGTTTTTTATTTTTTGAAGAAGAAATTTTTGAATCAATTAGATACAAAAGGTAAATAATAAGTAAAACAATACCTGAATTCGCATAAATTAGT is part of the Chryseobacterium paludis genome and encodes:
- a CDS encoding ribonuclease HII; this encodes MDLLKSWSESYIEAGCDEVGRGCLSGPVVAAAVVLDHSFSQSLVNDSKKLNFKTRMDLDNYIKDNVQDYAIAELPPDFIDLHNILNASIHAMHKALDKLTIRPELILVDGNKFHPYNYIPHQCIIKGDSKMLSIAAASILAKNYRDRLMINLHDEFPEYGWDTNFGYATKKHQNALIKFGPTRYHRQSFRLKYD
- the yidC gene encoding membrane protein insertase YidC, whose protein sequence is MQQNNGLDKSQMISFAVLCLVLFGFMFYFQNKQQKEEQLKAQQQKTEQVKTAVKQTQASNINPNVTPNAIQVSTLGNNELKLEFSSLGGQVSKVELLKYKAYDHKSDKADLPLYLINKNNSNYGFQFKDKTGKVINTKDLVFSPTVNGNAVTLSANYNGAVIQFIYTLLPKYTLDFKVRTQGLAKITSDTKADFLWNYNVRNFEKGRAQEQSHSEFSYAFNNYKSYDYDGRTTMEEEKETLNWIGVKQQFFSSVIEAKNGFTQSKGNQESIEEGEYLKKFNYEGFVQMTGSELNQDFTWYFMPLDLPLLKSYDKNFDEILPLGWSLIGGMNRYFFMPMYNIIASWGLTAGWVIFIMTIIVKLILSPIMYKQHKLSAMMRVIRPEIDEATAKLKDADPMKKQQATMEIYRKAGVNQMAGCLPALVQIPIFYALFRFFPNFIDLRGKGFWFAKDLTAYDDLIKLPFKIPFLGDHLSVFALACTVVILIYTIMTSGNIQQPQQEGMPNMKVLMYIFPITFLFFLNTSASGLSWYYFVSNAINILIILVIKYVILDEKKIHAQIQANKEKPKTEGKFQKRMREMMEKAQEQQKVTEQQKKKK
- a CDS encoding CTP synthase, producing the protein MSKKNTKYIFVTGGVTSSLGKGIVSASLGLLLKSRGFNVTIQKLDPYINIDPGTLNPYEHGECYVTEDGAETDLDLGHYERYLDAPTSQNNNVTTGKIYQTVIEKERKGDFLGKTVQVIPHITNEIKRRIKMLSKQNYDIIITEIGGTVGDIESLPYIETVRQLKWELGEKNSMVIHLTLLPYLASSGELKTKPSQHSVRQLMESGIMADVLVCRTEHKIPKDQRAKLAQFCNVPLDNVIECKDLETIYEVPMYLQKQNFDDVVLKGLDLKSDKEADLKDWKNFLKKFQNPKRTVEIALVGKYISLQDSYISIAEAFKHAGADQETEVKVRWVYSGDITPENIKETLKGVNGILVAPGFGDRGIEGKVLTAQYARENKIPMLGICLGMQIMTVEFARNILGYSKANSMEFDTATEHPVISLMEEQKNVVDKGGTMRLGSWKCSIKNHSKLSEIYGSKNISERHRHRYEFNSDYLQEFEKNGFLATGTNPETGLVEALELTDHPFYVGVQYHPEYKSTVATPHPLFRAFIKACEKK
- a CDS encoding YceI family protein; this translates as MKKILLAFIFAFLSITGFAQSTWNVDPMHSSVNFNIKHMGISFVQGRFDKFEGVIAAPGKDLDNATFKFSVITGSVNTGVEMRDKHLKSADFFDAEKFQAMKFESGSITKGKNNTYTLKGKLTIKDVTKEISVPVTYGGITKNQQGKEILGFQTKFTVNRLDYNIKYDPTGAGVAKDVDVNLYFELIKE